A genomic window from Cricetulus griseus strain 17A/GY chromosome 4, alternate assembly CriGri-PICRH-1.0, whole genome shotgun sequence includes:
- the Tmppe gene encoding transmembrane protein with metallophosphoesterase domain: protein MALFRQLSLGSKAALAAATVFVSMILSRSFLAETLELQAWRWLFRLQLVLFVNSLMLIGSLYIWRSTVSNLSHSPVVESTCFQLWKLVVTAFLALAHSSFFTMLFLVAEEPYVFSLAAYSCLGAYIIMVFFLCILNAMEQAYQFLAWRSGRVVGSLDKTRHLVLRPALAVAVTAVLSTIGLLNAAQPPVVKTVEVPIPQLPASMNNLRIVLLSDIHLGPTVGRTKMEMFVRMVNTLEPDITVIVGDLSDSEASILQTAVAPLGHLRSRLGTYFVTGNHEYYTSDVSNWFTLLESLHVRPLHNENVKISAPGDQDSGGAGKEWVCLAGVDDIEADILHYSGHGMDLDKALEGCSPDDTTILLAHQPLAAKRALQARPDINLILSGHTHAGQIFPWNVAAYLLNPFFAGLYQVGRATFVYVSPGTAYYGIPMRLGSRAEITELILWRAP from the coding sequence ATGGCACTCTTCAGGCAGCTGTCCCTGGGTTCCAAGGCTGCCCTGGCTGCAGCCACTGTCTTCGTGTCCATGATCCTGTCCCGCTCCTTTCTGGCCGAGACCCTTGAGCTCCAGGCCTGGCGCTGGCTGTTTCGCCTGCAGCTGGTCCTGTTTGTCAACTCGCTCATGCTCATTGGTTCCTTGTACATCTGGCGGAGCACAGTGAGCAACCTCAGCCATTCCCCTGTCGTGGAATCTACCTGTTTCCAGCTTTGGAAGCTAGTTGTCACGGCATTTCTGGCCCTGGCACATTCCAGTTTCTTCACCATGCTCTTCTTGGTGGCCGAGGAACCCTATGTGTTCTCCTTAGCAGCCTACTCCTGCCTGGGGGCTTACATCATCatggttttcttcctttgtatCTTGAATGCCATGGAGCAGGCCTACCAGTTCTTAGCCTGGCGCAGTGGTAGGGTAGTAGGCAGCCTTGACAAGACAAGACACCTGGTGCTCAGGCCTGCCCTCGCGGTGGCGGTGACAGCTGTCCTCAGTACCATTGGCCTTCTGAATGCTGCCCAGCCCCCAGTGGTGAAAACCGTGGAGGTGCCCATCCCTCAGCTCCCGGCCTCTATGAATAACCTCAGGATTGTGCTCCTCTCGGACATTCACTTAGGGCCCACTGTGGGCAGGACCAAGATGGAGATGTTTGTGAGGATGGTGAACACTCTAGAGCCAGACATCACAGTGATTGTGGGTGACCTCTCGGATTCGGAAGCCTCCATCCTGCAGACGGCAGTGGCTCCTTTGGGCCACCTCCGGTCCCGTCTTGGCACCTACTTCGTCACGGGTAATCATGAGTACTACACATCAGATGTCAGCAACTGGTTCACACTGCTGGAGTCCTTGCATGTCCGGCCTCTGCATAATGAGAACGTGAAGATCTCTGCCCCTGGGGACCAGGACAGTGGTGGGGCTGGTAAAGAGTGGGTCTGCTTGGCGGGCGTGGATGATATAGAAGCAGACATCCTTCACTACTCTGGCCATGGCATGGACCTTGACAAGGCTCTGGAGGGCTGCAGCCCAGATGATACCACCATCTTGCTGGCTCACCAGCCTTTGGCCGCCAAGAGAGCCCTCCAGGCTCGGCCGGATATAAACTTGATCCTTTCGGGACACACTCATGCAGGGCAAATCTTCCCCTGGAATGTCGCAGCCTATCTCCTGAACCCCTTCTTTGCTGGACTCTACCAAGTAGGCCGGGCCACATTTGTGTATGTCAGCCCTGGCACAGCCTACTATGGGATACCCATGAGGTTGGGGAGTAGGGCGGAGATCACAGAACTCATCCTGTGGCGGGCTCCCTAA